Proteins encoded together in one Vibrio hippocampi window:
- the rplN gene encoding 50S ribosomal protein L14 has translation MIQMQSTLDAADNSGARKVMCIKVLGGSHRRYAHIGDIIKVTVKEAIPRGKVKKGDVLKAVVVRTRKGVRRPDGSVIRFDRNACVLLNDTTEQPVGTRIFGPVTRELRNAKFMKIVSLAPEVL, from the coding sequence ATGATCCAAATGCAAAGTACACTTGACGCTGCAGATAACTCTGGCGCGCGCAAGGTAATGTGTATTAAGGTTCTGGGTGGCTCACACCGTCGTTATGCACATATCGGTGATATCATCAAAGTTACTGTCAAGGAAGCAATTCCACGCGGTAAAGTAAAAAAAGGTGATGTACTGAAGGCGGTTGTAGTTCGCACCCGTAAAGGCGTACGTCGTCCAGACGGTTCTGTCATTCGCTTCGACCGCAATGCTTGTGTACTGTTGAACGACACTACTGAGCAACCAGTCGGCACACGTATCTTTGGTCCAGTGACTCGTGAACTTCGTAACGCGAAATTCATGAAGATTGTTTCACTAGCACCTGAAGTACTGTAA
- the rplP gene encoding 50S ribosomal protein L16: protein MLQPKRTKFRKVQTGRNRGLAKGTDVSFGTFGLKAVGRGRLTARQIEAARRAMTRHVKRQGKIWIRVFPDKPITEKPLEVRQGKGKGNVEYWVAQIQPGKVMYEMDGVPEELAREAFRLAARKLPFKTTFVTKQVM from the coding sequence ATGCTACAACCTAAACGTACTAAGTTCCGTAAGGTTCAGACTGGTCGCAACCGCGGTCTAGCTAAAGGTACAGACGTAAGCTTCGGCACATTCGGTCTTAAGGCTGTTGGTCGTGGTCGTCTTACTGCTCGTCAGATCGAAGCGGCACGTCGTGCAATGACGCGTCATGTTAAGCGTCAAGGTAAAATCTGGATCCGTGTGTTCCCAGACAAACCAATCACAGAAAAACCACTTGAAGTTCGTCAAGGTAAGGGTAAAGGTAACGTTGAGTACTGGGTAGCCCAAATCCAACCTGGTAAGGTTATGTACGAAATGGACGGTGTACCTGAAGAGTTGGCACGTGAAGCGTTCCGCCTAGCGGCTCGCAAACTGCCGTTCAAAACTACATTTGTAACTAAGCAGGTGATGTGA
- the rpsQ gene encoding 30S ribosomal protein S17: MSDNIRTEQGRVISDKMDKSIVVAIERMVKHPIYGKFVKRTTKLHAHDENNECGLGDTVEIQECRPLSKKKSWTLVKVVEKAKI, encoded by the coding sequence ATGAGCGACAATATTCGTACTGAGCAAGGTCGTGTGATCAGCGACAAGATGGACAAGTCTATCGTAGTTGCGATCGAGCGTATGGTGAAACACCCAATTTACGGTAAATTCGTAAAGCGCACGACCAAACTACACGCACATGACGAGAACAACGAGTGTGGCCTAGGCGACACAGTTGAGATCCAAGAGTGCCGTCCACTGTCTAAGAAAAAGTCTTGGACACTGGTTAAAGTAGTAGAAAAGGCGAAAATTTAA
- the rplX gene encoding 50S ribosomal protein L24, translating into MAAKIRRNDEVIVLAGKDKGKKGKVTKVLATGKVIVEGINLVKKHQKPVPAMGQQGGIVEQEAAIDASNVAIFNAATGKADRIGFRIEDGKKVRFFKSNGETVSN; encoded by the coding sequence ATGGCAGCTAAAATCCGTCGTAATGACGAAGTAATCGTTCTTGCTGGTAAAGATAAAGGCAAGAAAGGTAAAGTAACTAAGGTTCTAGCAACTGGTAAAGTTATCGTTGAAGGTATCAACCTTGTTAAGAAGCACCAAAAGCCGGTTCCGGCTATGGGGCAACAAGGTGGCATCGTTGAACAAGAAGCAGCTATTGATGCTTCTAACGTTGCAATCTTTAACGCGGCTACTGGTAAAGCAGACCGTATCGGTTTCCGTATCGAAGATGGTAAGAAAGTTCGTTTCTTTAAGTCTAACGGCGAAACTGTTTCTAACTAA
- the rplV gene encoding 50S ribosomal protein L22, protein MEAIAKHNFARISPQKARLVADQIRGKNVDQALELLTFSNKKAAELIKKVLESAIANAEHNEGADIDDLSVAKIFVDEGPIMKRIMPRAKGRADRILKRSCHITVVVADA, encoded by the coding sequence ATGGAAGCTATCGCTAAACATAACTTTGCTCGTATTTCTCCTCAGAAAGCTCGCTTAGTTGCAGACCAAATCCGCGGTAAAAACGTGGATCAAGCTCTAGAACTTCTTACTTTCAGCAACAAGAAAGCTGCTGAACTAATCAAGAAAGTTCTAGAATCAGCAATCGCGAATGCGGAACATAACGAAGGTGCAGATATCGACGATCTTTCAGTCGCTAAAATCTTCGTAGATGAAGGTCCTATCATGAAGCGTATTATGCCTCGTGCTAAAGGCCGTGCCGACCGTATCTTGAAGCGTTCTTGCCACATCACAGTTGTTGTTGCAGACGCTTAA
- the rpsC gene encoding 30S ribosomal protein S3, with protein MGQKVHPNGIRLGIVKPWNATWFANTKEFADNLDGDFKVRQFLTKELAKASLSRIVIERPAKSIRVTIHTARPGVVIGKKGEDVEKLRAAVAKIAGVPAQINIAEVRKPELDGQLVADSIASQLERRVMFRRAMKRAVQNAMRLGAKGIKVEVSGRLGGAEIARSEWYREGRVPLHTLRADIDYATSSAHTQYGVIGIKVWIFKGEILGGMPAANAVEPKGDKPKKQRKGRK; from the coding sequence ATGGGTCAGAAAGTACATCCAAATGGTATTCGTCTTGGCATCGTTAAGCCTTGGAATGCTACATGGTTTGCTAACACCAAAGAATTCGCTGACAACCTAGACGGCGACTTCAAGGTACGTCAGTTCCTTACTAAGGAACTAGCAAAAGCGTCTCTATCACGCATCGTTATCGAGCGTCCAGCGAAGAGCATCCGTGTGACTATTCACACTGCTCGCCCTGGTGTTGTTATCGGTAAGAAAGGTGAAGACGTTGAGAAGCTACGCGCAGCTGTAGCTAAAATCGCAGGTGTACCAGCGCAAATTAACATCGCTGAAGTACGTAAGCCTGAGCTAGACGGTCAATTAGTGGCTGATAGCATCGCGTCTCAACTTGAGCGTCGTGTTATGTTCCGTCGCGCTATGAAGCGTGCGGTACAAAATGCTATGCGTCTTGGCGCTAAAGGTATCAAAGTGGAAGTAAGCGGTCGTCTAGGCGGCGCTGAAATCGCACGTTCTGAATGGTATCGTGAAGGTCGTGTGCCTCTACATACTCTACGTGCAGACATTGATTACGCAACTTCTTCGGCTCACACTCAATACGGTGTGATCGGCATTAAAGTTTGGATCTTCAAAGGTGAGATTCTAGGCGGTATGCCAGCAGCTAACGCTGTAGAGCCAAAAGGCGACAAGCCTAAGAAGCAGCGCAAAGGCCGTAAGTAA
- the rpsS gene encoding 30S ribosomal protein S19, which yields MPRSLKKGPFIDLHLLKKVEKAVESGDKKPVKTWSRRSMIIPSMIGLTIAVHNGRQHVPVFVTEEMIGHKLGEFAPTRTYRGHAADKKAKKK from the coding sequence ATGCCACGTTCTCTCAAGAAAGGTCCATTTATTGACCTACACTTGCTGAAGAAGGTAGAGAAAGCGGTGGAAAGCGGAGACAAAAAGCCTGTTAAGACTTGGTCCCGTCGTTCAATGATCATTCCATCAATGATTGGTTTGACCATCGCTGTCCATAATGGTCGTCAGCACGTACCAGTTTTCGTTACCGAAGAAATGATCGGTCACAAACTGGGTGAATTTGCACCAACTCGCACTTATCGCGGCCACGCTGCAGATAAGAAAGCTAAGAAGAAATAA
- the rpmC gene encoding 50S ribosomal protein L29, which translates to MKAQELREKSVEELNAELLNLLREQFNLRMQAATGQLQQTHTLKAVRRDIARVKTVLTEKAGA; encoded by the coding sequence ATGAAAGCACAAGAACTACGCGAAAAAAGCGTTGAAGAGCTTAACGCTGAGCTATTGAATTTGCTACGTGAACAGTTCAACTTGCGTATGCAAGCTGCAACTGGTCAGCTACAGCAAACTCATACTCTTAAAGCTGTACGCCGTGATATCGCACGTGTGAAAACTGTTTTGACTGAGAAGGCAGGCGCATAA